The following are encoded together in the Chlorocebus sabaeus isolate Y175 chromosome 20, mChlSab1.0.hap1, whole genome shotgun sequence genome:
- the WRAP73 gene encoding WD repeat-containing protein WRAP73: MNFSEVFKLSSLLCKFSPDGKYLASCVQYRLVVRDVNTLQILQLYTCLDQIQHIEWSADSLFILCAMYKRGLVQVWSLEQPEWHCKIDEGSAGLVASCWSPDGRHILNTTEFHLRITVWSLCTKSVSYIKYPKACLQGITFTRDGRYMALAERRDCKDYVSIFVCSDWQLLRHFDTDTQDLTGIEWAPNGCVLAVWDTCLEYKILLYSLDGRLLSAYSAYEWSLGIKSVAWSPSSQFLAVGSYDGKVRILNHVTWKMITEFGHPATINNPKIVVYKEAEKSPQLGLGCLSFPPPGAGAGPLLSSESKYEIASVPVSLQTLKPVTDRANPKIGIGMLAFSPDSYFLATRNDNIPNAVWVWDIQKLRLFAVLEQLSPVRTFQWDPQQPRLAICTGGSRLYLWSPAGCMSVQVPGEGDFAVLSLCWHLSGDSMALLSKDHVCLCFLETEASVSTACRQLGGHT, from the exons ATGAACTTCTCCGAGGTGTTCAAGCTCTCCAGCTTGCTCTGCAAGTTCTCCCCGGACGGCAAGTACCTG gcTTCCTGTGTCCAGTACCGGTTAGTGGTCCGGGATGTGAACACCCTTCAGATCCTTCAGCTGTACACGTGCCTAGACCAGATCCAGCACATTGAGTGGTCGGCCGACTCACTCTTCATCCTGTGCGCCATGTACAAGCGAGGGCTGGTGCAG GTCTGGTCTTTAGAGCAGCCCGAATGGCACTGCAAAATAGACGAGGGCTCGGCCGGGCTGGTGGCCTCGTGCTGGAGCCCGGACGGACGCCACATTCTCAACACCACGGAATTCCAT CTGCGGATAACCGTCTGGTCCTTGTGCACAAAATCCGTATCTTACATCAAATACCCAAAAGCTTGTCTGCAGG GAATCACCTTCACGAGGGACGGCCGCTACATGGCGCTGGCAGAACGGCGCGACTGCAAAGATTACGTGAGCATCTTCGTCTGCAGTGACTGGCAGCTCCTGCGG CATTTTGATACGGACACCCAGGATCTCACAGGGATCGAGTGGGCTCCAAACGGCTGTGTGCTGGCAGTGTGGGACACCTGCTTGGAG TACAAGATTCTGCTGTACTCACTGGACGGCCGGTTGTTGTCCGCGTACAGCGCTTACGAGTGGTCCCTGGGCATCAAGTCTGTGGCCTGGAGCCCCAGCAGTCAGTTCCTGGCGGTTGGGAGCTACGATGGAAAG GTGCGCATCCTTAATCACGTGACTTGGAAAATGATCACGGAGTTTGGGCATCCTGCAACCATTAATAATCCCAAGATA GTGGTGTATAAGGAGGCCGAGAAGAGCCCGCAACTGGGGCTGGGCTGCCTCTCCTTCCCGCCCCCCGGGGCCGGGGCTGGCCCTCTCCTAAGCTCGGAGAGTAAAT ATGAGATCGCCTCTGTCCCAGTCTCCTTACAGACACTGAAACCTGTTACCGACAGAGCAAACCCGAAAATCGGCATAGGAATGCTGGCATTTAGTCCTGACAGCTACTTCCTGGCGACAAGGAATG ACAACATCCCCAATGCCGTCTGGGTCTGGGACATTCAGAAGCTGAGGCTGTTCGCGGTGCTCGAGCAGCTGTCCCCAGTGCGCACGTTTCAGTGGGACCCACAGCAGCCGCGGCTGGCCATCTGCACGGGAGGCAGCAGGCTCTACCTGTGGTCCCCAGCGGGCTGCATGTCGGTGCAGGTGCCTGGGGAAG gCGACTTTGCAGTGCTTTCTCTGTGCTGGCATTTAAGCGGAGACTCGATGGCCCTCCTCAGCAAGGATCACgtctgcctctgcttcctggagacGGAGGCATCGGTCAGCACAGCCTGCAGACAGCTGGGCGGCCACACGTAG